Proteins encoded together in one Festucalex cinctus isolate MCC-2025b chromosome 8, RoL_Fcin_1.0, whole genome shotgun sequence window:
- the ppm1j gene encoding protein phosphatase 1H isoform X2 — protein MLNEDQASCEKLFVRKPSGKQRNSTLLEDNEDGTGIPLYFWGVFDGHAGSGAAIMASKLLHRLIRDRLGEIFHLLKNHGGAPPPICLAKNGSPYQAEIKKGAAQESEEPDAVSDSAVRYHMEKVVSLESLVMGVIETAFKQMDDLIEKEKASYAISGGCCALAAIHLMGKLYVANAGDSRAIIIRNKEIVPMTNEFTPESERQRLQYLGFLRPELLGNEFTHIEFPRRIQHSELGKKMLYRDHTMSGWAYKTIVEDDLKFPLIYGEGKKARVMATIGVTRGLGDHDLKVYSSNIYIKPFLSCVPEVQVYDFDDNKHGPDDVLVMGTDGLWDVTTDKDVADAVSAYLACCDPSDPMRYTLAAQDLLMRSRGVLKERGWRLPNDRLGSGDDITVFVVPLAGHEAET, from the exons CCCCCTTTACTTCTGGGGCGTCTTTGACGGGCACGCCGGCTCCGGCGCCGCCATCATGGCCTCCAAGCTGCTCCACCGCCTCATCCGGGATCGGCTGGGCGAGATCTTCCACTTGCTGAAGAACCACgggggggcgccgccgcccatcTGCCTGGCCAAGAACGGCAGCCCCTACCAGGCCGAGATCAAGAAGGGGGCGGCGCAGGAGTCGGAGGAGCCCGACGCCGTCAGCGATTCGGCGGTGCGCTACCACATGGAGAAGGTCGTCAGTCTGGAGAGCCTGGTGATGGGCGTCATTGAGACCGCGTTCAAGCAGATG gATGACCTGATCGAAAAGGAGAAAGCGTCCTACGCCATTTCTGGTGGCTGTTGTGCCTTAGCTGCCATACATCTAATGGGCAAACTCTACGTGGCTAATGCTGGAGATAGCAG GGCTATAATAATCCGGAATAAGGAAATCGTTCCCATGACCAACGAGTTTACACCTGAGTCAGAGAGACAACGGCTACAGTATCTG GGCTTCCTGAGGCCTGAGCTCCTGGGCAACGAGTTCACTCACATTGAGTTCCCGCGCAGGATCCAGCACAGCGAGCTGGGCAAGAAGATGCTCTACAGAGACCACACCATGAGCGGCTG GGCGTACAAGACAATCGTTGAAGATGATCTGAAATTTCCTCTCATATACGGAGAAGGTAAAAAG gcacGGGTCATGGCGACGATCGGAGTGACTCGTGGTTTGGGGGATCACGACCTGAAGGTGTATAGCTCCAACATTTATATCAAACCCTTCCTCTCCTGCGTCCCTGAG GTGCAGGTGTACGACTTTGACGACAACAAACACGGCCCGGACGACGTCCTCGTCATGGGCACGGACGGACTGTGGGACGTCACCACGGACAAGGACGTGGCGGACGCCGTCTCGGCCTACCTTGCGTGCTGTGATCCCTCGGACCCCATGAG GTACACACTGGCGGCACAGGACCTGCTGATGCGCTCCCGAGGAGTTCTGAAAGAGCGCGGCTGGCGACTACCCAACGACAGGCTGGGCTCGGGCGACGACATCACCGTGTTCGTTGTCCCGCTGGCAGGACACGAGGCAGAGACATGA
- the LOC144024490 gene encoding rho-related GTP-binding protein RhoA-D-like: MAAIRKKLVIVGDGACGKTCLLIVFSKDQFPEVYVPTVFENYIADIEVDAKQVELALWDTAGQEDYDRLRPLSYPDTDVILMCFSIDSPDSLENIPEKWTPEVKHFCPNVPIILVGNKKDLRNDEHTRRELAKMKQEPVKTEEGREMANRINAFGYLECSAKTKDGVREVFEMATRAALQVRKRKKRSACTLL; the protein is encoded by the exons ATGGCGGCCATTCGGAAGAAGCTGGTGATTGTCGGCGATGGCGCTTGCGGGAAAACGTGCCTCCTCATCGTTTTCAGTAAAGACCAGTTTCCCGAAGTCTACGTGCCGACGGTGTTTGAGAACTATATCGCCGATATTGAAGTGGATGCCAAACAG GTGGAGTTGGCATTGTGGGATACGGCTGGCCAAGAGGACTACGACAGGTTGAGGCCTCTCTCCTACCCAGACACTGACGTCATCCTCATGTGCTTTTCCATTGATAGCCCGGACAGTttag AAAACATTCCCGAGAAGTGGACGCCTGAGGTGAAGCACTTCTGTCCCAATGTTCCCATCATCCTGGTGGGGAACAAGAAGGACCTGAGGAACGACGAGCACACGCGGCGAGAGCTGGCCAAGATGAAGCAG GAGCCGGTCAAGACTGAGGAAGGCCGCGAAATGGCCAACAGGATCAACGCCTTTGGCTACCTGGAGTGCTCGGCCAAGACCAAGGACGGCGTGCGGGAGGTGTTCGAGATGGCCACCAGAGCGGCGCTGCAGGTCCGCAAACGCAAGAAGCGAAGTGCCTGCACGTTGTTGTGA